From a region of the Alosa sapidissima isolate fAloSap1 chromosome 9, fAloSap1.pri, whole genome shotgun sequence genome:
- the LOC121718880 gene encoding gastrula zinc finger protein XlCGF57.1-like isoform X2: MDLGPPFSSGFAETHHVDLRVVVKEEDIKEEEHDHMITFQHDEEKPFAEFDCKTETDVIESPRSTYNETVKTEKDEEEKEQQCDWLLESVPEHQHVMQQKIHGQNDELNLQLKGRLHRCTVCRKSFMALSELKKHQQTHSENEKPRKKPHKYSDCEKAFTTSSIVNHMLAHTGEKPHKCAQCGKTFSQSSDLKSHMLTHTGEKPHKCPLCGKAFITSTDLKRHMLTHTGEKPHKCVRCGKAFSQISSLKRHMLIHTGEKPHKCNQCGKAFSQVSYLKTHVLIHTGERHHKCSQCGKAFISSNDVHRHMLTHTGEKPHKCVQCGKAFSQSSDLKSHMLIHTGEKPHECAQCGKAFTKLSNLKHHIRIHTGEKPHKCTQCGIRFSRRSALKSHTLKHTGEKPHKCDQCGKAFKISSNLKRHMGVHTGERHHKCPRCGKAFSQRSYIKCHMLTHTGEKPHKCVQCGKGFSQISHLKNHMLIHTEQKPYKCVQCGKAFSQISHLKKHIHQCGKSFSKS; the protein is encoded by the exons ATGGACCTCGGACCTCCATTTAGTTCTGGCTTTGCTGAAACGCACCATGTTGACCTGAGAGTTGTAGTAAAAGAAGAAGACATAAAAGAGGAGGAACATGATCATATGATTACATTTCAACATGATGAGGAAAAGCCCTTTGCAGAGTTtgactgtaaaactgaaacagacGTCATAGAGTCACCAAGGTCGACTTACAATGAAACAGTGAAGACTGAAAAAGAcgaagaggagaaggagcaaCAATGTGACTGGCTGCTGGAAA GTGTACCAGAACACCAACATGTAATGCAACAGAAGATTCATGGACAGAATGATGAACTCAACCTGCAACTCAAAGGAAGGCTGCACCGCTGTACCGTCTGCAGAAAGAGTTTCATGGCCCTGAGTGAACTCAAGaaacaccagcaaacacactcaGAAAATGAGAAGCCTCGCAAAAAGCCACATAAATATTCTGATTGTGAAAAAGCATTTACAACATCCTCAATAGTCAAccacatgcttgcacacactggagagaagcctcataaatgtgcccagtgtggaaaaactTTTTCACAAAGTTCAGATCTTAAAAgccacatgctaacacacactggcgagaagcctcataaatgtcccctgtgtggaaaagcttttataACCTCCACAGATCTCAAACGtcacatgcttacacatactggagaaaagcctcataaatgtgtccggtgtggaaaagctttttcacaaatATCTAGTCTTAAACGccacatgctaatacacactggagagaagcctcataaatgtaatCAGTGCGGAAAAGCATTTTCACAGGTTTCTTATCTTAAAACTCATGTACtgatacacactggagagaggcATCATAAATgttcccagtgtggaaaagcatttatATCTTCCAACGATGTTCATCgccacatgcttacacatactggagagaagcctcataaatgtgtccagtgtggaaaagctttttcacaaagTTCAGATCTTAAAAGccacatgctaatacacactggagagaaacctcatgaatgtgcccagtgtggaaaagcttttacaaAACTCTCAAATCTTAAGCACCACATTCgtatacacactggagagaagcctcataaatgtaccCAGTGTGGAATACGTTTTTCACGAAGATCAGCTCTTAAAAGccatacactaaaacacactggagagaagcctcataaatgtgaccagtgtggaaaagcttttaaaaTATCCTCAAACCTTAAACGTCATATGGgagtacacactggagagaggcATCATAAATGTCCCCGgtgtggaaaagcattttcACAACGTTCATATATTAAATgccacatgcttacacatactggagagaagcctcataaatgtgtccagtgtggaaaaggcttttcacaaatttcacatCTTAAAAAccacatgctaatacacactgAACAGAAGCCttataaatgtgtccagtgtggaaaagcattttcacaaatttcacatCTTAAAAAACACATTCACCAGTGTGGAAAATCTTTTTCAAAATCTTAA
- the LOC121718976 gene encoding zinc finger protein 708-like — protein MLTHTGEKPHKCVQCGKAFKKSSNLKRHMVVHTGERHHQCSQCGKAFISSNDLYRHMLTHTGEKPHKCVQCGKGFSQSSSLRTHILIHTEEKPHKCSQCGKSFISSNDLYRHMLTHTGEKPHKCVLCGKSFISSNDLHRHILIHTGEKPHKCVQCGKAFNISSNLKRHMVVHTGERHHKCSQCGKSFRTSQDLHRHMLTHTGEKPHKCVQCGKGFSRISNLNKHMIIHTGQKPHKCAQCGKALSKRSNLKSHMLIHSGEMPHKCVQCGKVFSLMSSLKRHMAVHTAS, from the coding sequence atgcttacacatactggagagaagcctcataaatgtgtccagtgtggaaaagcttttaaaaAATCGTCAAACCTTAAACGTCATATGGtagtacacactggagagaggcATCATCAATgttcccagtgtggaaaagcatttatATCTTCCAATGATCTTTATCgccacatgcttacacatactggagagaagcctcataaatgtgtccagtgtggaaaaggctTTTCACAAAGTTCTTCTCTTAGAACCCACATTCTGATACACACTgaagagaagcctcataaatgttccCAGTGTGGAAAATCATTTATATCTTCCAACGATCTTTATCgccacatgcttacacatactggagagaagcctcataaatgtgtcctGTGTGGTAAATCATTTATATCTTCCAACGATCTTCATCGCCACATTCTGATACACACTGGAgaaaagcctcataaatgtgtccagtgtggaaaagcttttaacATATCCTCAAACCTTAAACGTCATATGGtagtacacactggagagaggcATCATAAATGTTCCCAGTGTGGAAAATCATTTAGAACATCCCAAGATCTTCATcgccacatgcttacacacactggagagaagcctcataaatgtgtccagtgtggaaaaggtttttcaCGAATTTCAAATCTTAATAAGCATATGATAATACACACTGGacagaagcctcataaatgtgcccagtgtggaaaagcattaTCAAAACGTTCAAATCTTAAAAGCCACATGCTAATACACAGTGGAGAAatgcctcataaatgtgtccagtgtggaaaagtttTTTCATTAATGTCTAGTCTTAAACGTCATATGGCAGTACACActgcatcgtga